The genomic window TGATCAGTCCAGTAGCTGTAGTAGCAAATGCCAAGAAGTAGAGCCAATCAACCTGGTATTAACATCATTAGCTGATTTCTACAGATAGAAAATGTAAGGGTTTCCTGATGTTTGATATTCAAAGTGAGCAGACCTTCTCGTGGTAACCAAAAGTGCGGATCAAAACAGCCCACATATCTGATGTGAGCAACGAGAGGTTGAACATTGTTGCACCATTGGTCTGAGAGAAGATCATATTTCAAAAGATGTTACAGTTTCGTAGACATTGgcatgaaaaacaaaagagggaAAAGGGTTTTGATCATATGACTTCTGTATTATCTCATACCTTGAGTAAGACCGGGACTAATGGGTAGAAGAGAAACATTGTGAGTGTGAATCTAAGGAACGGAAAAACCTGAAACCGcgaaaaatgtaataaatagACAAGAATGTGTCGTCTTTGGTTTGCAGATGTTAAAATGGAAATGGCCATAGCAAGAAAACCTACAGCTCCAGTTGACCAGTGAATAGCTTTAAGCTCATCACGTTCAAGTATACTTCTATGGACAAGTGAAGTCAAGGCCTTAGCTGAAAAATATGGTTTTTCTGGAGAATGTGCATATAACTCTAAGAAACATAAGAAGTCATAGCTTTTTGCATAAAGGATACACCTGAATGGCACTAATAATGGCTCCAAAAAACCCCAAGAAGGTCATCAGCTCAACTGTATCTGCATTCTTCACAAGGAACTCCTATAACAAAGGAACAAtagattttacattttcgcGCGATATAACAACATATTCTTGTTGTGGCACTTGCTTACCTCGCTGGTATTACTAACAGCATATAAGGTTGCTCCAgctaaaacaagaaaatctcCTTTAACAGGATTACTTCCTCCTGAAAAACCACCAAAATTCAATGAAGCCATGATTAAAAACATAGTCATGAATCAGTAAGAGCTTTCAAAAACCATTACCAGCTCGATCCCCTGCATGGACGTCTGAGAAGACTACCATAAAAACACCAACAATACAGATAAAAACACCACTGATCTTCATCAATCTGTATTTTGTCTTAAGGTAAAACCAAGTCAAGACCAAAACGCAAGGGATCGCCCAGCAATCCAGTAGCATGACACTTGTCAATGAAGTGTATTGGTAAGCCTTCACCACTGTAAAATAATCAAAGCAATGGAGTCATTGATTTCATAATCTcgtaataaataaaactcatcCCAAAGCAGGATAATAACAAAGTACTTATCATCAGTGTTCAAGCCACAAAAACTTGACAAAAGAAGATCTTTATCAGCAAACAACACAAGACTCACCGAGAAAATTGGCCTCCACATCAACAAAAGCAAGGAGGAAATAGTAATACCATTTCGCCTGCATTGAAGATCAATGTTAACAATACTTTCTATGTAAAGATAGATAGACACTCCTGTGAGAGGTAACagagagtgaagaaaaaatcaatagtaACCTTAATGTCGGATCTTCGATACAGCATGATACTTCCATAGACGATTGCCAGTAACACATAATTCAGAAAGCATTGTGATGTTGGAACATTAATTcctaaaaaagttttaaaatttacaagaatttaTCAACCAATTGATAAAGAGATCATGAAGCCGCTGGGGTAATGGTAATAAaccagaaaagaagaaacttgaaacCTTTTCTGGCGAGCTCAGAAGATGTAAAGCCATTAGAAGTAGCAAGAAGTGAGAGGAGCTGTCCCAAACCAAGACCAATCAGTGTCTTCTTCGTCCTAATCTCCTTTAAATCGAAACCCATCACTGAGTCAGTTAGTGAGAGGAAAGAGTGTAGGAAGCTGTAGTCTTTAAATCCTCAGCTGtacacagagagagagaagagagaagagagtgtGACGCCTTTGGGAACCGTTTGACTTTTCAACTCTGAGTTTTAGTTCTTGGGATTGAGATAGTCAAttagtattatattttattgagGTACAGTTATTTACTTCACTAACACCATTTGAAACTAATCTTTGTATCAAATacatttttccttctttacAGTTACCAAAGTTTGGGAGAGAAATGTACAAACTTGTGGACTCCTCCAACCCAAAAGtgtgaaaaataataatcatatatcCCACAAGTCACAGTCAATGTTATAGACAAGTAAAAACCAGAggctttgatttgattaggTTTCAGGTGGAAGCATCTATAAGGTTGCTGTGGAGCGAGTCACCATCCTCCTCATCGAACAGCTTCCTCCTCTCACTTACCACTTCTCCACTTCTTTGTTCCTCCTCATCTTTCTCCTTCCTGAAAATATCAACAATGGGTCAAGAACACTGATCTTCATGTGAGTGCAGAACAGATACTCTACTTGAAGAAAGATTAGAAAAGACTGTACATTGAGTATATGATCAGTCCAGTAGCTGTAGTAGCAAATGCCAAGAAGTAGAGCCAATCAACCTGACATTAACATACATAACCATTGGATCTCATGAGCTGATTTCTACAGACAGAAATTACAAGATTTTCCTAAATGTTTGATTTACATAATCTGCAGACCTTTTCGTGGTAACCAAAAGTGCGGATCAAAATAGCCCACATGTCTGATGTGAGCAACGAGAGGTTGAACATTGTTGAACCATTATTCTGAGAGGTCACATTACAAAAGATGTTACAGTTTCAGAGACATTAACATGGAAAAGAGAGTATTGATCGTATGGTATCAGTTTTGTCACATACCTTGATTAAGATTGTGATTAATGTGTAAAACAGAAATAACCCGAGTGCGCCTCCAATGTAAAGTAAAATCTGGAACCACAAATTAATTTTCCAAAGAAGTCATTCTATTTGCAGAGATTGAAAGGGAGTGTAGCAGCATGCTTACCGCCTCAGTTGACCACTGAATAGCTCTGACTGCACCACGTTCAAATATGCTTCTATGAACAAGTCAGGGAAAATGTTCATAGAAGtttaagataaataaaaaaataattgccTTGTTGTTTGAAGGATACATCTGAATGGCAGCAATAATTGCGCcgaaaaggcccaaaaaagCCATGAGCTCAGTCACGTCTGCATTCTTCACTAGGAACTCCTATAACAGAGAAACAGGGAGACTACAATTACAGTCACACTAACTTTCATAAAGTATCGACTTTCGCGATATAATAACAATCTTCTTTCCAGTATGTGGTTACATACTTGCTTACCTCAGTGACATTACTGACAGCATACAAGGTAGCTCCAGCTATAACAAGAAAATCTCCTTTGACAGGATTACTTCCACCTAAAAGCCACCATAATATTCTTAAATCAAGTTTCTTGGCCAATATGTGAGTGTTTACTTGCAGACTTAAGATGAGTGAAACCATGGTAAGaataaataagagaaagagaagtaaTGAATCAATTTACACCATTACCAGCTCGATCCCCTGCATGGACGTC from Arabidopsis thaliana chromosome 3, partial sequence includes these protein-coding regions:
- a CDS encoding solute carrier family 35 protein (DUF914) (Eukaryotic protein of unknown function (DUF914); FUNCTIONS IN: molecular_function unknown; INVOLVED IN: biological_process unknown; LOCATED IN: endomembrane system, membrane; CONTAINS InterPro DOMAIN/s: Protein of unknown function DUF914, eukaryotic (InterPro:IPR009262); BEST Arabidopsis thaliana protein match is: Eukaryotic protein of unknown function (DUF914) (TAIR:AT3G59340.1); Has 1374 Blast hits to 1372 proteins in 398 species: Archae - 11; Bacteria - 548; Metazoa - 267; Fungi - 110; Plants - 130; Viruses - 0; Other Eukaryotes - 308 (source: NCBI BLink).), encoding MVCFNFNEMKTKKTLIGLGLGQIISLLSTLIASIASEIARKGISAPTSQTFLGYVSLAIVYGGIMLYRRSAIKVKWYHYFLLAVVDVEANFLVVKAFQNTSMTSIMLLDCWAIPCVLVLTWVFLKTRYRLMKISGVVICIVGVVMVVFSDVHAGDRAGGSNPVKGDFLVIAGATLYAVSNVTEEFLVKNADVTELMAFLGLFGAIIAAIQISIFERGAVRAIQWSTEAILLYIGGALGLFLFYTLITILIKNNGSTMFNLSLLTSDMWAILIRTFGYHEKVDWLYFLAFATTATGLIIYSMKEKDEEEQRSGEVVSERRKLFDEEDGDSLHSNLIDAST
- a CDS encoding solute carrier family 35 protein (DUF914), which produces MGFDLKEIRTKKTLIGLGLGQLLSLLATSNGFTSSELARKGINVPTSQCFLNYVLLAIVYGSIMLYRRSDIKAKWYYYFLLAFVDVEANFLVVKAYQYTSLTSVMLLDCWAIPCVLVLTWFYLKTKYRLMKISGVFICIVGVFMVVFSDVHAGDRAGGSNPVKGDFLVLAGATLYAVSNTSEEFLVKNADTVELMTFLGFFGAIISAIQVFPFLRFTLTMFLFYPLVPVLLKTNGATMFNLSLLTSDMWAVLIRTFGYHEKVDWLYFLAFATTATGLIIYSMKEKDQEEHRFEEVGDEAAMQRKLLGEDDEPGT
- a CDS encoding solute carrier family 35 protein (DUF914) (Eukaryotic protein of unknown function (DUF914); CONTAINS InterPro DOMAIN/s: Protein of unknown function DUF914, eukaryotic (InterPro:IPR009262); BEST Arabidopsis thaliana protein match is: Eukaryotic protein of unknown function (DUF914) (TAIR:AT3G59340.1); Has 755 Blast hits to 748 proteins in 196 species: Archae - 2; Bacteria - 101; Metazoa - 176; Fungi - 129; Plants - 126; Viruses - 0; Other Eukaryotes - 221 (source: NCBI BLink).), producing the protein MGFDLKEIRTKKTLIGLGLGQLLSLLATSNGFTSSELARKGINVPTSQCFLNYVLLAIVYGSIMLYRRSDIKAKWYYYFLLAFVDVEANFLVVKAYQYTSLTSVMLLDCWAIPCVLVLTWFYLKTKYRLMKISGVFICIVGVFMVVFSDVHAGDRAGGSNPVKGDFLVLAGATLYAVSNTSEEFLVKNADTVELMTFLGFFGAIISAIQVSILERDELKAIHWSTGAVFPFLRFTLTMFLFYPLVPVLLKTNGATMFNLSLLTSDMWAVLIRTFGYHEKVDWLYFLAFATTATGLIIYSMKEKDQEEHRFEEVGDEAAMQRKLLGEDDEPGT
- a CDS encoding solute carrier family 35 protein (DUF914) (Eukaryotic protein of unknown function (DUF914); CONTAINS InterPro DOMAIN/s: Protein of unknown function DUF914, eukaryotic (InterPro:IPR009262); BEST Arabidopsis thaliana protein match is: Eukaryotic protein of unknown function (DUF914) (TAIR:AT3G59340.1); Has 35333 Blast hits to 34131 proteins in 2444 species: Archae - 798; Bacteria - 22429; Metazoa - 974; Fungi - 991; Plants - 531; Viruses - 0; Other Eukaryotes - 9610 (source: NCBI BLink).), with the protein product MGFDLKEIRTKKTLIGLGLGQLLSLLATSNGFTSSELARKGINVPTSQCFLNYVLLAIVYGSIMLYRRSDIKAKWYYYFLLAFVDVEANFLVVKAYQYTSLTSVMLLDCWAIPCVLVLTWFYLKTKYRLMKISGVFICIVGVFMVVFSDVHAGDRAGGSNPVKGDFLVLAGATLYAVSNTSEEFLVKNADTVELMTFLGFFGAIISAIQVSILERDELKAIHWSTGAVGFLAMAISILTSANQRRHILVYLLHFSRFQVFPFLRFTLTMFLFYPLVPVLLKTNGATMFNLSLLTSDMWAVLIRTFGYHEKVDWLYFLAFATTATGLIIYSMKEKDQEEHRFEEVGDEAAMQRKLLGEDDEPGT
- a CDS encoding solute carrier family 35 protein (DUF914) (Eukaryotic protein of unknown function (DUF914); FUNCTIONS IN: molecular_function unknown; INVOLVED IN: biological_process unknown; LOCATED IN: endomembrane system, membrane; CONTAINS InterPro DOMAIN/s: Protein of unknown function DUF914, eukaryotic (InterPro:IPR009262); BEST Arabidopsis thaliana protein match is: Eukaryotic protein of unknown function (DUF914) (TAIR:AT3G59310.1); Has 35333 Blast hits to 34131 proteins in 2444 species: Archae - 798; Bacteria - 22429; Metazoa - 974; Fungi - 991; Plants - 531; Viruses - 0; Other Eukaryotes - 9610 (source: NCBI BLink).) gives rise to the protein MTSIMLLDCWAIPCVLVLTWVFLKTRYRLMKISGVVICIVGVVMVVFSDVHAGDRAGGSNPVKGDFLVIAGATLYAVSNVTEEFLVKNADVTELMAFLGLFGAIIAAIQISIFERGAVRAIQWSTEAILLYIGGALGLFLFYTLITILIKNNGSTMFNLSLLTSDMWAILIRTFGYHEKVDWLYFLAFATTATGLIIYSMKEKDEEEQRSGEVVSERRKLFDEEDGDSLHSNLIDAST